One Cryptomeria japonica chromosome 9, Sugi_1.0, whole genome shotgun sequence genomic window carries:
- the LOC131062783 gene encoding cyclin-dependent protein kinase inhibitor SMR13: MEQFKHTEMCKDRVPGAPEAVQKRKAMEDNDDMGFLPALKPIITDRHTSKARLSSTQDSMAALNLTRTCFEDNEHHNNCNDNEGCETPKSEKHQIPKILSCPGAPRKPRSTVKKCKRSEEFFYISPVELNLLFSLSKPTQFDFSVTVKTFRW, translated from the exons ATGGAGCAGTTTAAGCATACTGAGATGTGCAAGGATCGAGTCCCAGGAGCACCAGAAGCAGTTCAGAAGAGGAAGGCAATGGAGGACAATGACGACATGGGATTTCTTCCTGCTTTGAAACCCATCATTACTGATCGTCATACCTCTAAAGCCAGATTATCATCTACACAGGATTCCATGGCTGCTTTGAATCTCACCAGAACTTGTTTTGAGGATAATGAACATCATAATAATTGTAATGATAATGAAGGTTGTGAGACTCCAAAGTCTGAGAAGCATCAAATACCTAAAATTTTGTCATGCCCTGGAGCTCCAAGGAAACCCAGATCAACAGTGAAGAAATGTAAGAGATCTGAGGAGTTTTTCTACATCAGTCCTGTTGAGCTGAATTTGCTCTTCAGTCTCTCAAAGCCCACACAGTTTGATTTCAG TGTCACGGTTAAAACATTTCGTTGGTGA